A genome region from Streptomyces sp. NBC_01296 includes the following:
- a CDS encoding bifunctional acetate--CoA ligase family protein/GNAT family N-acetyltransferase, protein MTTASDPSYPAHWEADVVLRDGGTARIRPITTEDAGRLVSFYEQVSDESKYYRFFAPYPRLSDRDVHRFTHHDYVDRVGLAATVGEEFIGTVRYDRIGPDGRPASAPADEAEVAFLVQDAHQGRGVASALLEHIGAVARERGIRRFAAEVLPANSKMIKVFTDVGYQQKRSFEGGSVHLTLDLEPTAESLAVQRAREQRAEARSVQRLLAPGSVAVIGVSRSGGGVGAAVLRNLRDGGFQGHLYAVNEAVTTDLLDGVRAYRGLGDIDSPVDLAVIAVPAERVPEAVAACGEHGVQGLVVLSAGYGESGAAGLDRQRELVRQVRSYGMRLIGPNAYGVINTAPEVGLNASLTPAPAPVRGRIGLFTQSGAIGISLLSALLRRGEGLSSFVSAGNRADVSGNDILQYWYEDEATDVALMYLETLGNPRKFTRLARRTAAVKPVVVAKGGRHTPAGHVVPGTRLPDTTVSALLRQAGVIRVDTVTELVDVGLLLASQPLPAGPRVAILGNSESLGVLTYDACLTQGLRPGAPLDLTTAATPEDFREALGAALGSAENDAVIVTVIPWVNEQEPQDDLAEALRDAVAGHPGKPVAVVHVELAELVDALSPAGGLPGAGVRPEPVRPESSGAAPLPGALPPRPRASNADGAGGASGDAGGAGVRIPAYPAAERAVRAVAEAVRYGQWRRANAEAGQVPEYEDIDEAGAAAQLAGLLADAGDAVLTLTEADAAALLARYGIRVLPTLPAPTADDAVRAARAMGYPVALKTTAPHLRHRADLGGVRLDLATEADLRRSYEELTDLLGTPGELLPVVQAMVPRGVDTVVRSVIDPAAGAVLSFGLAGVASELLGDTAHRLVPATERDAAGLIRSIRTAPLLFGWRGSDPVDTPALEELLLRLSRLVDDHPEVVGVTLEPVVVATEGLSVLSATVRVARPPARTDLGPRTLPSY, encoded by the coding sequence ATGACCACCGCGTCGGACCCCTCGTACCCGGCCCACTGGGAAGCGGACGTCGTCCTGCGTGACGGCGGCACCGCCCGGATCAGGCCGATCACCACGGAGGACGCGGGCCGGCTGGTCAGCTTCTACGAGCAGGTCTCCGACGAGTCGAAGTACTACCGCTTCTTCGCGCCCTACCCCCGGCTGTCCGACCGCGACGTGCACCGCTTCACGCACCACGACTACGTGGACCGGGTCGGCCTCGCGGCGACCGTCGGCGAGGAGTTCATCGGCACCGTCCGCTACGACCGGATCGGCCCCGACGGCCGGCCCGCCTCCGCCCCCGCCGACGAGGCCGAGGTGGCCTTCCTCGTCCAGGACGCCCACCAGGGCCGCGGAGTCGCCTCCGCCCTCCTCGAGCACATCGGCGCGGTCGCCCGCGAGCGGGGCATCCGCCGGTTCGCGGCCGAGGTGCTGCCCGCCAACAGCAAGATGATCAAGGTCTTCACCGACGTCGGCTACCAGCAGAAGCGCAGCTTCGAGGGCGGCTCCGTCCACCTCACCCTCGACCTCGAACCCACCGCCGAGTCCCTGGCCGTGCAGCGCGCCCGCGAACAGCGTGCCGAGGCCCGCTCCGTGCAGCGGCTGCTGGCCCCCGGCTCGGTGGCGGTGATCGGAGTCAGCCGCTCCGGCGGGGGAGTCGGCGCGGCGGTGCTGCGGAACCTGCGCGACGGCGGCTTCCAGGGCCACCTGTACGCCGTGAACGAGGCCGTCACCACCGACCTGCTGGACGGCGTACGGGCCTACCGCGGGCTCGGCGACATCGACTCCCCGGTCGACCTCGCGGTGATCGCCGTCCCCGCCGAGCGCGTCCCCGAGGCCGTGGCCGCGTGCGGCGAGCACGGGGTGCAGGGGCTGGTGGTGCTCTCCGCCGGCTACGGGGAGAGCGGCGCGGCCGGGCTCGACCGGCAGCGCGAACTGGTGCGCCAGGTGCGCTCGTACGGGATGCGGTTGATCGGGCCGAACGCGTACGGCGTGATCAACACCGCGCCGGAGGTCGGACTCAACGCCTCCCTGACCCCGGCGCCCGCGCCGGTCCGGGGCCGCATCGGGCTGTTCACCCAGTCCGGGGCGATCGGCATCTCGCTGCTCTCCGCGCTGCTGCGGCGCGGCGAGGGCCTGTCGTCCTTCGTCTCGGCGGGCAACAGGGCGGACGTCTCCGGCAACGACATCCTGCAGTACTGGTACGAGGACGAGGCCACCGACGTCGCGCTGATGTACCTCGAAACCCTGGGCAACCCGCGGAAATTCACCCGGCTCGCGCGGCGGACGGCAGCCGTGAAGCCGGTGGTCGTCGCGAAGGGCGGCCGCCACACCCCGGCCGGGCACGTGGTCCCCGGGACCAGGCTCCCGGACACCACGGTCTCGGCGCTGCTGCGGCAGGCCGGGGTGATCCGCGTCGACACCGTGACGGAGCTGGTGGACGTCGGGCTGCTGCTGGCCTCGCAGCCGCTGCCGGCCGGGCCGCGCGTGGCGATCCTCGGCAACTCGGAGTCGCTGGGTGTCCTCACGTACGACGCCTGCCTCACGCAGGGGCTGCGGCCGGGGGCCCCGCTGGACCTGACCACGGCGGCGACGCCGGAGGACTTCCGAGAAGCGCTGGGGGCGGCGCTGGGCTCCGCCGAGAACGATGCCGTGATCGTCACCGTGATTCCGTGGGTGAACGAGCAGGAGCCGCAGGACGACCTGGCCGAAGCCCTGCGGGATGCGGTGGCGGGGCATCCCGGCAAGCCGGTGGCGGTGGTGCACGTGGAGCTGGCGGAGCTCGTCGACGCCCTGTCCCCGGCGGGGGGCCTTCCGGGGGCCGGGGTCCGGCCCGAGCCGGTGCGGCCGGAGTCGTCGGGCGCGGCGCCGCTTCCGGGGGCTCTGCCCCCGCGCCCCCGCGCCTCGAACGCCGACGGGGCCGGAGGCGCGAGCGGGGACGCCGGCGGCGCCGGCGTGCGGATCCCGGCGTACCCGGCAGCCGAGCGGGCCGTACGGGCCGTCGCCGAGGCCGTCCGGTACGGGCAGTGGCGGCGGGCCAACGCCGAGGCCGGGCAGGTTCCCGAGTACGAGGACATCGACGAGGCCGGAGCCGCCGCCCAGCTCGCCGGCCTCCTGGCGGACGCCGGCGACGCCGTCCTCACCCTCACCGAGGCCGACGCGGCCGCACTGCTCGCCCGGTACGGGATCCGGGTGCTCCCCACCCTGCCCGCGCCCACCGCGGACGACGCGGTCCGGGCCGCCCGGGCCATGGGCTACCCCGTCGCCCTCAAGACCACCGCCCCGCACCTGCGCCACCGCGCGGACCTCGGCGGCGTACGCCTCGACCTCGCGACCGAGGCCGATCTGCGCCGCTCGTACGAGGAGCTCACCGACCTCCTCGGGACGCCCGGCGAGCTGCTCCCCGTCGTCCAGGCCATGGTGCCGCGCGGGGTCGACACCGTCGTGCGGTCCGTCATCGACCCCGCCGCCGGAGCCGTCCTCTCCTTCGGGCTCGCCGGCGTCGCCTCCGAGCTGCTCGGCGACACCGCCCACCGGCTCGTCCCGGCCACCGAGCGGGACGCCGCCGGGCTGATCCGGTCCATCCGGACCGCTCCCCTCCTCTTCGGCTGGCGCGGCAGCGACCCCGTGGACACCCCGGCCCTCGAGGAGCTCCTGCTGCGGCTGTCCCGGCTCGTGGACGACCACCCCGAAGTGGTGGGAGTCACCCTCGAGCCCGTGGTCGTCGCCACGGAGGGCCTCTCCGTGCTCAGCGCGACGGTCCGGGTGGCCCGTCCGCCGGCGCGCACCGATCTCGGCCCCCGGACACTCCCCAGCTACTGA